A part of Dehalogenimonas sp. W genomic DNA contains:
- a CDS encoding peptidase MA family metallohydrolase, whose product MSKRFLGLIATGILLLAAIAPVPAAAEELNISSMNYAASFPNSLSFTLKATAPVEIVDARLHYQVQRQGFAEVFNEVIVKVAPATDVSLSYSLNLRRVGGLPPGVVIDYWWTLYDAGGREYVTEVNKLTFNDERYQWRALSEGLVTLYWYNGSDSFAGQLMATAQQALDKLENDTGARLSEPVNIYIYDSAQSLQGSMVFPQEWTGGVAFTNFNTIAIGIETSSLTWGKRAIVHELAHVVTNQVTANPYNSIPTWLNEGLSMYAEGPLDALYVVFYNSARDQQSLISVRSLTSPFSADPALAYLSYAESYHVVKYLIDTYGQDKMSRFLDQFAEGASADGALEAVYGFDLEGLDAEWQEYAYNAVPDRFQSAVIWTPWLVLLIVLVSGASVIIAVWLFYPRMVRVERVDQ is encoded by the coding sequence GTGAGTAAGCGGTTTTTGGGCCTGATAGCGACCGGTATATTGCTGTTGGCGGCGATAGCGCCGGTACCCGCGGCGGCTGAAGAGCTGAATATCAGCAGTATGAATTACGCCGCTTCATTTCCGAATTCCCTCAGTTTCACCCTGAAGGCTACAGCACCGGTTGAAATTGTGGATGCCCGGTTGCATTATCAGGTGCAGCGGCAGGGCTTCGCCGAGGTGTTCAATGAAGTCATCGTGAAGGTGGCTCCGGCGACGGACGTCAGCCTGAGTTATTCACTTAATTTGCGCCGGGTAGGGGGCTTGCCGCCCGGAGTCGTCATAGATTATTGGTGGACGCTTTATGACGCCGGCGGGCGGGAATATGTCACTGAAGTGAATAAGCTGACTTTTAACGATGAGCGCTACCAATGGCGGGCGCTGTCTGAAGGGTTGGTAACATTATACTGGTATAACGGTTCAGATTCATTCGCCGGCCAACTGATGGCTACGGCCCAGCAAGCTCTGGATAAACTGGAGAACGATACCGGTGCCCGATTGAGCGAACCGGTTAATATTTACATTTACGATAGTGCCCAGTCACTTCAGGGTTCCATGGTGTTTCCTCAGGAATGGACCGGCGGGGTCGCCTTTACTAATTTCAATACCATAGCCATCGGTATAGAAACCTCCAGTTTGACCTGGGGAAAGCGGGCCATCGTCCACGAGTTGGCGCATGTGGTAACCAACCAGGTGACGGCTAACCCATACAACAGCATTCCGACGTGGTTGAACGAAGGCTTGTCTATGTATGCCGAAGGGCCGCTGGATGCCCTGTATGTCGTTTTTTATAACAGCGCCCGGGATCAGCAAAGCCTGATTTCAGTGCGCAGTCTGACCAGTCCGTTTTCGGCTGACCCCGCATTGGCGTATCTGTCCTATGCAGAAAGTTATCATGTGGTGAAATACCTGATTGATACCTACGGTCAGGACAAGATGAGCCGCTTTCTCGATCAGTTTGCTGAAGGCGCCAGCGCCGACGGTGCCTTGGAGGCAGTGTACGGTTTTGACTTGGAGGGGTTGGACGCCGAATGGCAGGAATACGCCTATAATGCCGTGCCGGACCGGTTTCAGTCCGCTGTGATATGGACACCATGGCTGGTGCTGCTTATAGTCCTCGTATCTGGAGCTTCGGTAATTATTGCCGTGTGGCTGTTTTATCCCCGGATGGTCAGGGTGGAAAGGGTGGATCAATGA
- a CDS encoding peptide ABC transporter substrate-binding protein, whose translation MIRRLLTPVLSAVLVFSIILTGCTPGGGDTLPPPGSGGRLNLAATEPYNLDPALVGDAGGLTFVSQIFTGLVKVTATGVEPDIAAGWVISNDGTVYTFTLRQDVLFQDGTPVTAADFKYSWERALTPATGSTTARTYLGDILGAEAMLAGESSSLAGVRVIDDYTLEITIDTARSYFLSKLTYATAFVVDAANVAEGGEWWRSPNGTGPFKMDQWATDAYIMLKKNESYYGGVPSLDSVVFKFLAGRAMDLYELGEVDVAGVDLAYIDRALDPAGVFAADAQVISQLSLYFLGFNSAEAPFDDPLIRQAFSLALNRNQLMALVFNNMNQAAEGIVPPGIPGYDPDKTGIGFDPELARELIARSSYGSVANLPEITLTTLGYGGLIGSDLEAVIHQWQVNLGVEVKVRQLEPEVFLYNLKQEKDQIFYQGWIADYPHPQNFLEILFQTGADNNWGGYSNPLVDQLLAQAAMLTDEAASEALYRQVEEILVADAAVWPYYFGRSYLLVKPYVKGYELSPLGVPVLQNVSVDRAVEAPTGLTVS comes from the coding sequence ATGATCAGACGGTTGCTGACTCCCGTGCTGAGCGCGGTACTGGTTTTCTCAATAATTCTCACCGGTTGTACCCCTGGAGGCGGCGACACGCTACCCCCCCCCGGCAGTGGCGGCCGATTGAATCTGGCGGCAACTGAGCCTTATAACCTGGACCCGGCGCTGGTGGGGGATGCCGGCGGCCTGACGTTTGTCAGCCAGATTTTCACCGGGCTGGTGAAAGTGACCGCGACCGGTGTTGAGCCGGATATCGCCGCCGGCTGGGTGATTAGCAATGACGGTACCGTTTATACTTTTACCCTGCGGCAGGACGTCCTTTTTCAGGACGGCACCCCGGTGACGGCCGCTGACTTTAAGTATTCCTGGGAACGGGCGCTGACGCCGGCCACCGGCAGCACCACCGCCCGGACCTATCTGGGCGATATTCTCGGTGCTGAGGCAATGCTGGCCGGGGAATCGTCGTCATTGGCTGGAGTCAGGGTGATTGACGACTATACCTTGGAAATCACCATAGATACCGCCCGGTCCTATTTTCTGTCCAAACTGACGTATGCCACCGCTTTTGTGGTGGACGCGGCTAACGTTGCCGAAGGCGGGGAATGGTGGCGCAGCCCCAACGGCACCGGGCCGTTCAAGATGGACCAGTGGGCGACTGACGCCTACATCATGCTAAAAAAGAATGAAAGCTACTACGGCGGCGTGCCGTCGCTGGATTCGGTAGTATTTAAATTCTTGGCCGGGCGGGCCATGGACCTTTATGAACTGGGTGAAGTTGACGTGGCCGGGGTTGACCTGGCCTATATTGACCGGGCGCTGGATCCCGCAGGTGTATTTGCCGCGGATGCGCAGGTGATATCTCAGCTAAGTCTGTATTTTCTGGGTTTCAACAGCGCCGAAGCCCCTTTTGATGACCCGCTGATCCGTCAGGCTTTCTCCCTGGCGTTGAACCGGAATCAACTGATGGCACTGGTTTTCAACAACATGAACCAGGCGGCGGAAGGTATTGTACCGCCGGGTATTCCCGGGTATGACCCGGATAAAACGGGCATCGGCTTTGATCCGGAATTGGCTCGGGAGCTGATTGCCCGGTCATCATACGGCAGTGTAGCCAATTTACCCGAGATAACGCTGACTACTCTGGGTTATGGGGGTCTTATTGGCTCTGATCTGGAAGCGGTTATTCATCAGTGGCAGGTGAATCTGGGAGTAGAAGTTAAAGTCCGGCAACTGGAGCCGGAGGTCTTTCTGTATAACCTGAAACAGGAAAAAGATCAGATATTTTACCAGGGCTGGATCGCGGACTACCCGCATCCGCAGAATTTTCTGGAAATTCTGTTTCAGACCGGAGCCGACAACAACTGGGGTGGATACAGCAATCCCTTGGTTGACCAGTTGCTGGCGCAAGCCGCGATGTTGACCGATGAGGCGGCCAGCGAAGCGCTGTACCGGCAGGTGGAGGAGATACTGGTGGCGGATGCGGCAGTCTGGCCGTATTATTTTGGCCGCAGCTACCTGCTGGTCAAACCGTATGTGAAAGGCTATGAACTCAGTCCGCTGGGTGTGCCTGTGCTGCAAAACGTCAGCGTTGACCGGGCGGTGGAGGCTCCGACCGGGCTTACGGTGAGTTAA
- a CDS encoding PAS domain S-box protein → MLQTDSGSTRLRSLSPLTITLIYLVVSVIWIVFSDRFVAMIVSDPGSIASLQTFKGLGFVVITAALLFFLIRSSMSRLRRSNQLLKQAEEKLRVMFDALTQGVVVTDLNGKIVEFNPAAFRMSCLDKPAELFGMSIYDFFTPESHSELTAGVRHTIREGESGVIEHDIIRPDGTSFPARYSSALLKGTEGSPWGIVTLLEDVSERRKHTEKIVYLNRVLSLIRDINQLIVQEEEETALLAKACRRTVQHPDYNVAWIALADTDGLLQPAVHAGELADYERCLQEFGSERVEDIHPVVRASYADSLLATAISMPLIVHNQVIGAFSICSANAQAFADQEEFDLIEEVSQDLSLGIEKIRKRAEAARHLAELARRNQFIETVTDNLPIGLAVNAPDQPFEYINRQFEAIYGWPAAIISDVTEFFKHVYPDPEYRHKIQQRIMSDINSGDPERMVWENIPIVHQDGSEHVISAINIPLPEQNLMISTVWDVTDRNRAQQDLALRARLLDASLDSIFVVEAGSRKFKYFNEQAHKSLGYTQSEFMDLTLDKIVAPENLSALPQNISRVLEQNSAVFETVHHHKDGHNVPVEIHAQKVDINGQTFMMGLARDITDRKAMQEKLIITDRLASVGELAAGIAHEINNPLTGVLGFAELLKEKTLPADIREDVNTIYSEAQRTVKVVRNMLTFARRHEAFKRPTQLNDVLTETFLLRAYEHKVNNIEVVLHLSPELPEIKADPAQMQQVFLNIIINAEYVMRESRNGGRLTVATEVAGSKIRVTLANTGPAISPEQQKHLFDPFFTTKPEGQGTGLGLSIVYGIVTSHGGTVRVKSAEGQDTAFIIELPLDPTVAAVQ, encoded by the coding sequence ATGTTGCAAACTGATTCCGGATCAACCAGGCTCAGGAGTTTATCCCCGCTGACCATCACCCTCATTTATCTTGTCGTGTCGGTAATCTGGATCGTATTTTCTGACCGTTTCGTGGCTATGATAGTCAGCGATCCTGGTTCTATCGCATCCCTACAAACGTTTAAAGGACTAGGGTTCGTCGTCATCACTGCCGCCCTCCTGTTTTTCTTAATACGATCTTCCATGAGCCGGTTAAGGCGTTCCAATCAGCTCCTGAAACAGGCTGAAGAAAAATTGAGGGTGATGTTTGATGCCCTCACCCAGGGGGTGGTAGTCACAGACCTTAACGGCAAAATCGTAGAATTCAACCCCGCAGCATTCCGTATGTCCTGCCTGGATAAACCGGCTGAACTTTTCGGTATGAGTATTTACGATTTTTTCACGCCAGAATCACATTCGGAGCTCACCGCCGGGGTACGACATACCATCAGAGAAGGTGAAAGCGGCGTCATTGAACACGATATCATTCGTCCTGACGGCACTTCTTTCCCGGCCCGCTATAGCTCGGCCCTGCTCAAAGGTACTGAAGGCTCACCATGGGGCATTGTTACCCTGCTGGAGGATGTTTCTGAACGCCGCAAGCACACGGAAAAAATCGTCTACCTGAATAGGGTTTTGAGCTTGATCAGGGATATCAATCAACTCATCGTCCAGGAGGAAGAAGAAACCGCCTTGCTGGCCAAGGCCTGCCGGAGAACCGTCCAGCATCCGGATTATAACGTCGCCTGGATTGCGCTGGCTGACACCGACGGGCTGCTGCAACCGGCAGTCCATGCCGGTGAACTGGCCGATTATGAACGCTGTCTGCAGGAATTTGGCAGCGAGCGAGTAGAGGACATCCACCCGGTCGTTCGCGCCAGTTATGCTGACAGCTTGCTTGCCACGGCCATATCTATGCCCCTAATCGTGCATAATCAGGTAATCGGCGCTTTCAGTATTTGCTCTGCCAATGCCCAGGCCTTTGCTGACCAGGAAGAATTCGATCTGATTGAGGAAGTATCCCAGGATTTATCGCTCGGTATTGAAAAAATCCGCAAACGCGCTGAAGCGGCGCGCCATCTGGCGGAACTGGCGCGCCGCAATCAGTTTATTGAAACAGTTACCGACAATCTGCCGATCGGCCTGGCGGTCAACGCACCGGATCAACCTTTTGAATATATTAACCGACAATTTGAGGCTATCTACGGCTGGCCGGCGGCAATAATTTCCGATGTGACTGAATTCTTCAAACACGTCTACCCTGATCCGGAGTATCGTCACAAGATTCAGCAAAGAATCATGTCCGACATCAACTCCGGAGACCCGGAACGTATGGTCTGGGAAAATATTCCGATTGTCCACCAGGATGGGTCGGAACATGTCATCAGCGCCATCAATATCCCGCTGCCGGAGCAAAACCTGATGATCTCCACCGTCTGGGACGTAACTGATCGTAATCGGGCGCAACAGGACCTGGCGCTCCGGGCCCGGTTACTGGACGCTTCGTTGGACAGTATCTTCGTGGTAGAGGCCGGTTCTCGCAAATTCAAGTATTTTAACGAACAGGCTCACAAATCGCTGGGCTATACTCAGTCTGAATTCATGGACCTGACACTGGATAAAATCGTGGCGCCCGAAAACCTTTCAGCCTTACCACAAAACATTTCCCGGGTGCTGGAGCAAAACAGCGCGGTCTTTGAGACCGTTCACCACCACAAAGACGGACACAACGTTCCGGTGGAGATACATGCGCAAAAAGTTGATATCAACGGTCAAACCTTTATGATGGGATTGGCCCGGGATATAACCGACCGTAAAGCCATGCAGGAAAAATTGATCATCACCGACCGGCTGGCCTCAGTCGGCGAACTCGCCGCGGGAATCGCCCACGAAATCAACAACCCCCTGACCGGTGTCCTGGGTTTTGCCGAACTGCTCAAGGAGAAAACCTTGCCGGCTGACATCAGGGAGGACGTAAACACCATCTACTCCGAAGCCCAGCGCACCGTTAAGGTTGTTCGCAATATGCTGACCTTTGCCCGCCGCCACGAGGCATTCAAACGCCCGACTCAGCTCAACGACGTCCTCACTGAGACCTTTTTGCTTCGAGCTTACGAGCACAAAGTTAATAATATTGAGGTTGTTTTACATCTATCACCGGAGTTGCCGGAGATCAAGGCCGACCCGGCGCAAATGCAACAGGTTTTTCTGAATATCATCATCAATGCCGAATATGTCATGCGGGAATCCCGCAACGGAGGCCGTCTGACGGTGGCCACAGAAGTTGCCGGCAGCAAAATCCGGGTGACGCTGGCCAATACAGGGCCGGCTATCAGTCCGGAGCAACAGAAACACCTTTTTGATCCCTTTTTCACCACCAAACCGGAGGGTCAGGGTACCGGACTGGGGCTGTCCATTGTGTATGGCATTGTCACCAGCCATGGCGGCACGGTCCGGGTTAAAAGCGCCGAGGGTCAGGATACCGCTTTTATCATTGAGTTACCGCTGGATCCCACCGTCGCAGCCGTGCAATAA